Within Rothia sp. ZJ932, the genomic segment TTCAGCTCTGCTCGTAGCAACCTTGTGAATTTCTGTATTTTTTGTGTTGCACTTGTGGACGACGTCCAAGGCGCCAGCATTTTCAACGCCGTTGCTTTCGTATTGGTTAGTCTTTCCGTCTTTTTCTTCTTCCCGCTTGCTCTCAGGATTCATTGGGAACGCAGACTGCACGAAACTAAAGAGCGTGAAGTGTTTCAGTCTCTGACTGAAGAGAGTAATAAGGAATTAGCTAGAGAACTTCATGATGGGCTCGCGCGACATATTAGTTCCCTTACCTTGCAAGCAAATAAAGCTCTTGCCACCCAAGATATTGATGGTAAGAATGAGCTCTTGATAATGATGAGCAAACAGTCACGCGATGCCTTAGACGATTTACGGCGGATTATGCGTGTGTTGCGTAAAGAGCAAGATTTGGTGCCACGGTCTAATCTGACGGGTACTAGCATGAACCTCAACCACTTCCTGAATCAGAGGGTGGAAGACCTCCACGAAGAGGGGTTTACTATGCAGGTGCAAATAAATGACCTTGATTCAGTGCCGACCAGTCTTATTCCCACAGTGCAACGCATTATTAATGAACTATTTTTTAATATTAAAAAACACGCTGATCAGTTAGAAACTATTACCTTTTCAGCAATAGTTGAGGGGAAAATTTTAAGTATTAGTACCAGTAATCGAACTCGTAGTGTTCTGGGTGTTCCGGGTACACAGTATGGTCTGGCTGGAATTGCTGAGAGAATAGAGGTTCTTGGCGGTACTATCGACGCGAGCCGTAACCATTCTATGTGGAGAGTTCAGATTTCTCTCCCACTTTAGGACGTCCAGTGAAAAAGAAAATCACAGTAGTTGTTGTTGATGATGTACCCGAAGCGCTAGATGCTCTTGCTTTCTATATCACTTGTTACTCTGAGACTCTAGAACTTGTGGGTCAAGCTACTAATGGTATGGAGGCGGTAGAGCTCATTCGTGAGCTGCGTCCTGATGTTGTGCTTATGGATCTTCAGATGCCCGTGATGGATGGGATCCAGGCGAGCAAAATAATCCTTTGTGAGATTCCATCGACAAAAATTATTGCTGTGAGCACTTTCCATTCAGATGATTATGTGGTGCCAGCTTTGCAGGCAGGAGTACACGGCTATCTCCTTAAAGACTCTCTGCCTGATGAGGTCTATAACGCTATTATTTCTGCCGGACGTGGTCGTTCAACTGTTGATGCTAGGGCAATGCATAACCTTGTGTCTTCTCTGCCGCAGCCTCAGGCAGCGCCTGGGCAAGTGTGGAGTTCGCTCAGTAGTACTGAGCAGAGAATTACTGCTGCGCTCTGTAACGGAATGAGTAACCGTGAAATTGCCCGATATACCGGTTATGCGGAGTCAACAGTGAAGAACACATTGGTGCGTGTGATGGAAAAACTGGGGGTAAATAGCCGACTGCAAATTGCAGTTGAGGCGGGCAAGCACCGCTTTCCTGTTCGAGAGCTTTAGTTATAAGCGGTGGTTGTTCAGGGAAAGAAGAACAAAATTGGGCGATTTCTGTTCTTTGACAGTCAGCGAAAGAACAGAAATTGCCCAATGGTGGGGGTGAGGTTTAGAAAACCCTAGCCGTGCATCCAGCCTTCAATGACGCCCATGCCGAAGAAGATTAGGAAGGCGAGCGATACAACGTACATGATGGGGTGTACGTCTTTGCCTCGACCCTGAATTACGCGGATGAAGGTGTAAGCAACGAAGCCCGCACCAATGCCGTCTGCAATGGAGTAGGTGAAGGGCATCATAATGATGGTCAAGAAGGCAGGAATGCCCAAGCCCCAGTCAGCCCAATCAATGTGGATTGCCTGGCGAACCATCAAGAAACCAACTACTACCAGCGCCGGTGCAACCGCCTCGAAGGGCACAATGTTTACCAGCGGTGAGATAAAAACAGCTAGCAGAAAAAGCACACCGGTGACGATGTTGGCGAAGCCAGTGCGGGCACCTTCACCGATGCCGGTTGCTGATTCTACGAAGATCTGGTGGGCTGAGCTTGATGAGCCACCACCTGCGATAGAGCCTGCTGCGTCAATCAGTAGGACGCGGTCGATGTTCTCGATTTTGCCGTCGGTGTCGATGGTGCCGGCCTCGCTTGCCAGACCCACAGAGGTGCCCATGACGTCGAAGAAGACTGCCAGCAGAATAGCGAACATGAGCATGGTTGCGCCCAGAGCGCCGAGTGCGCTGCCCGCGAAGGCACCGGTCATATCAACTGCACCAATCAGTGACAGGTCGGGGGTGCCTACCCACTGGGTGGGAATAGCGGGGATCATCAGTGACCAGCCGGTAGCTGAGTCTAGGGAAGAACCTGAGGGTGAAACCTTTTCAAGAATGATCGCCAGAACCGTTGAGGTAACCACGCCAATGAGGATTGCACCGCGCACGTTGCGAATAAAGAGTGCAATGGTCAAAAACAGGCCGAAAAGGAAGACGAAGATCGGCCAGCCTTGCAGGTGACCACCGGCGCCGAAAGAAACGGGGACGGTGGTGCCCGCTGCGTCCGGCATGCGGCGTACGATGCCCGCATTAACCAGACCAATCAGAGCGATGAACAAGCCGATGCCCACCACAATCGCGGTTTTCAGCGACTCGGGAACAGCCTGAAATACTGCGCGGCGGAAGCCGGTGAGTACCAGAATCGCCATGACGATACCTGCCCAGACTACCAGACCCATAATTTGCGGCCAGGTGAGGTTGGGGGTGGTTGCAATGGTGGAGGCAAGCAGGGCGTTAACTCCCAGACCTGCTGCCATGGCGAAGGGCTGCTTTGCCCACAGACCCATGATGATGGTGAGGATGCCGGCAATCAGGGCGGTTGCTGCTGCAACGCGTTCTACGCCGAGGGTGTTGCCTGCCGTGTCGGGGCCAAGACCCAGAATCAGCGGGTTAAGTACCACAATGTAAGCCATCGCGAAGAAGGTGGCGAGACCGCCACGGAATTCGGTGGCGAGGGTTGAACCACGTTCGGTGATCTTAAAGTAGCGATCCAAGCCGTTCTTCGGCTGTGGCGCTGAAGCGGAAGCATGAGCCGCGGTGTTCTCAGAAGACATTCGTGAAAATCCGTAGATACTCGTGGGGTGTGTGCGCCCCAAAATGAAAAGAGCGTCCCGCTGCGTGCATCTTTACCCCAGTGATTGAGGGCCCGGCGGCACACAGTTGACGCTCAGAAATGACGTATCAATATTACGGGGCGTGAGCACTGCACCCCACCGTTTGGGCGGGGGTGCGGGGTGTGTTTGTTCTTACGGACGCGCGGGTTCGGTGTTGATGCGCGCCCGGTTCTCTAAGGTTTACCTAACTTTTCATTTCAGTAGGTGAACATCGCTATATTTTGGGCAGGCGTAGCGGTAGGCTCACTGGTGGGTTGATAAGCAATCATTGAAAGATAAAAAAGTAGAGAGGCTCTGTGATATGAGCGAAAGCTCCGAGCATATTTCTGGCTCCGCTGATGTGGTTGGTCTTGACTCGGCTAGGTACCCCGGTGTTGATGAGATGGATTTCGTGAGTGAAACCATTGTTGATACTGACCGTCCTGAGCGTTACGCCAAGCAGTTGGCGTCGCATTTTGGTCATAAGATTCCGTGCAATGAGATTGAGCATGGGCACCGCCTGATTTTTAACCGTGAGGGCATATTTGGTGGATATGCCGATATCGTTGTTGAGCCAATTGACGGTGTTAATCATCTCAAGCTTGTAATTTACGCACCTGATGCTGCTAAGCGTGAAAATCTTGCCGGCGTGGTGGGCAGGCACCTAGAGCGCTTTGGTGAAAAAGACAGCATTGAAGTGTACTGGGATTTCTAGGCTTCACGGCTTAGACACTGATGTGGGCAGTTACTGTCGCGGTGGGTAGTTCAGCTGCCTGTTTGCGTGGGTAATTGCCCGCTGTCGTAGGGTGCTGAGTGGGCACGTCCGCCCGTTTTTTGGGTTTTGTCTCACTTATGCCTTGGAATCGCGGGGTATGCTTGCTCCCGGTGGCGTGGGCACAAGTAGACTGGTGGGAATACGTAATTACATAAATAATTCGCGCCCTTGTCAGGGGGCTTGAAAGGATTTACTGTGTCTGAAGCTTTGCGCCCCTTGCGCGTTGCGGTTATTGGTGGCGGTCCGGCTGGTATTTACACCGCCGATATTCTCACCAAGTCTGAAGAGGTTCGCTCGGGTGAGGTGGAGGTTTCCATTGATATCTTTGACCGTTACCCTGCGCCTTTTGGTTTGATTCGTTACGGTGTTGCCCCTGACCATCCCCGCATTAAGGGCATCATTACCGCTCTGCACAAGGTGCTTGATCGCGGCGATATTCGCTTCTTCGGCAATGTTGATTACGGTACTGATCTGAACCTGGCTGAGTTGCGCGAACACTACGACGCAATTATCTTCGCTACCGGTGCTATTAAGGATGCGTCGCTGGATATTCCCGGCATTGGCCTTGAGGGTTCTTTCGGTGCGTCTGACTTCGTCTCATGGTATGACGGTCACCCCGATTACCCCCGCGAGTGGCCCCTGAACGCCAAGGAAATCGCGGTTATCGGTAACGGTAACGTGGCGCTGGACGTTGCGCGTGTGCTCTCTAAGCACGCCGATGACATGCTGGTGACTGAGATTCCCGATAACGTCTACGAGGGTTTGAAGAGCTCCCCGGTCACTGACGTTCACGTTTTCGGACGTCGCGGCCCGGCGCAGATTAAGTTCACCCCGCTTGAGCTGCGCGAACTTTCGCACTCACGCGACGTTGATATTGTTCTCTACGAAGAGGACTTCGAATTTGATGAGGCGTCGGACGCACTGGTTCAAGAAAACAACCAGGTCAAGACTATGATGAAGACCCTCACCACCTGGCTCACCGACCAGGAAGAGTCAGAGCAGACCGCTTCGCGTCGCTTGCACCTGCACTTCTTGCAGTCACCCGTTGAGGTCTTGGGTGAAGACGGCAAGGTCGTTGGCATCAAGATGGAACGCAACGAACTTGATGGCAAAGGCGGAGTCCGTGGCACCGGCGACTACACCGAGTACCCCATGCAGGCTATCTACCGTGCGGTGGGCTACTTCGGTTCAGAGCTGCCCGAGGTTCCCTTCGACGAGCGTCGCGGCATCATCAGCAACAACGAAGGTCGCGTCACCGATGAAAATGGTGAGCACATTCCCGGTCTCTACGCATCAGGTTGGATTAAGCGCGGCCCTGTAGGTCTCATCGGTCACACCAAGGGTGATGCGCTCGAAACCATTACCCACCTGCTAGAGGACCGCGAAAACCTCTACACCGCCACCGAACCCAACGCCGACGCCCTCACCGACTACCTCGATTCCAAGGGCATCGAATACACCACCTGGGAAGGCTGGCACAAACTCGACGACCACGAAAAAGCCCTCGGCGCAGCAGCCAAGGACGCCGCGGGGGAGCCGAGAGCCCGCGTTAAGGTAGTAGACCGTGAAGAGATGAAGAAAATCTCACGCGGCTAGATTCTTAGATTTAGCTAGGTTAGTTACCTCTAACCACTCACGCGAAGGGAGCTTTGGGCAGCTTCTGTACAGAAACTGCCCAAAGCTCCCTTTTATGTACCTGCTTAGCCCAGCAGAACTTTTTCGAGGTAGGGGTTTAAGAAGGTGCCGTGTGGGTCGAGTTCTTCGCGTAGTTGGGTGAAAAACTCAAACTCTGGGTAGAGCGTGCTGAGGGACGCGGCACCCTGAGTGTGCAGCTGACCCCAGTGGGGGCGTCCGCCGTGGGCTTTGAAGATGTCTTCGATGAATTTGAAAGTCTCAGTGTAGGGGAAGCGCCAGTATTCGCGTACTGAGATGAAGCCGGTCGGGCGTCCGTAGGCAGGCGAGAGCGGAATATTGTCTGCCGCCGCTGATCGCACCACGAGAGGGTAAGAGAGCGTGAAGGGAGCCTGGGGCAGAACCCCCCGCAGTTCGTCGAGCACACCCTGAATCTGCGTAATATCAAAGGCGTATTCCATGTTATTCTGGCGCACTCGGCGGTTGATGGTGAAAACCTCAGGCGCTAGATCGGCGTAGCGGCGGTTGCCTCGGCCCATAGCGGTTGCTACATGACTGACTTTCTGCGCGGCGGGAACTTTAGTGCCGAGCATCAGTAGCGGTTCAAAAATTCCGTTGTTCACAAGGGTGTCTCTGCCGTGGCGGCGCAGGCGGCTCAGCTGGGCGTAGTGGGGTTCAAAGCCTTCGGGCAGCAGTTGCAGGTGCGTGAGACGGCGGGTGCGTACTTTGTCAGAGCCGGGCATCCAGCTCACTTCGTAGTGGTCAGCGCCTTCGGAGCGTTCAACGAAGCTGGACATGATGGTGTTGTAGGCGTGGCGGCGTTCAGCGGTGTGCAGGCGGAACATTGGCACCACCCTAAAAGTAATGCTGACTAGCACACCCAAAGCGCCCAGACCCACTAGAGCTGCCCTGAAAATCTCGGGGTTGAGATCGTGTGAGCACTCCACCAGATCGCCCTCACTGCTAACCATCACGAAAGACTCTACCTGCGTGGCGATAATGCCATACCTCAGCCCGGTGCCGTGGGTGCCGGTGGTGACCGCGCCTGCCAGGGATTGCTCGCCCAAGCGTCCGAGATTCTCAAAAGCTAAACCGTAGTGGGCGAGTGTTTTATTAGCATCGAGGACGCTGGTGCCCGCCAAAAAAGTTGCGGTCAGTTGGTGTTTATCAATGTCAGTGAGACCCGTCAGAAAATCAAGGCGCATGAGCTGATCGGTGGGCTGGGCAATAGCTGACGATGATTTTGAGTACCCCACCAC encodes:
- a CDS encoding sensor histidine kinase codes for the protein MQSISLTFKQLAFIPAPRSIRVVALCGAFALCFLEIAFHIDYLLTPYGMQALVLVSHFAVWGLLFYRGSRLSILVYWSALLFGSLVFATYSDYYFLFSLAVFPAAVAFSSARSNLVNFCIFCVALVDDVQGASIFNAVAFVLVSLSVFFFFPLALRIHWERRLHETKEREVFQSLTEESNKELARELHDGLARHISSLTLQANKALATQDIDGKNELLIMMSKQSRDALDDLRRIMRVLRKEQDLVPRSNLTGTSMNLNHFLNQRVEDLHEEGFTMQVQINDLDSVPTSLIPTVQRIINELFFNIKKHADQLETITFSAIVEGKILSISTSNRTRSVLGVPGTQYGLAGIAERIEVLGGTIDASRNHSMWRVQISLPL
- a CDS encoding response regulator transcription factor — protein: MKKKITVVVVDDVPEALDALAFYITCYSETLELVGQATNGMEAVELIRELRPDVVLMDLQMPVMDGIQASKIILCEIPSTKIIAVSTFHSDDYVVPALQAGVHGYLLKDSLPDEVYNAIISAGRGRSTVDARAMHNLVSSLPQPQAAPGQVWSSLSSTEQRITAALCNGMSNREIARYTGYAESTVKNTLVRVMEKLGVNSRLQIAVEAGKHRFPVREL
- a CDS encoding NCS2 family permease, with amino-acid sequence MSSENTAAHASASAPQPKNGLDRYFKITERGSTLATEFRGGLATFFAMAYIVVLNPLILGLGPDTAGNTLGVERVAAATALIAGILTIIMGLWAKQPFAMAAGLGVNALLASTIATTPNLTWPQIMGLVVWAGIVMAILVLTGFRRAVFQAVPESLKTAIVVGIGLFIALIGLVNAGIVRRMPDAAGTTVPVSFGAGGHLQGWPIFVFLFGLFLTIALFIRNVRGAILIGVVTSTVLAIILEKVSPSGSSLDSATGWSLMIPAIPTQWVGTPDLSLIGAVDMTGAFAGSALGALGATMLMFAILLAVFFDVMGTSVGLASEAGTIDTDGKIENIDRVLLIDAAGSIAGGGSSSSAHQIFVESATGIGEGARTGFANIVTGVLFLLAVFISPLVNIVPFEAVAPALVVVGFLMVRQAIHIDWADWGLGIPAFLTIIMMPFTYSIADGIGAGFVAYTFIRVIQGRGKDVHPIMYVVSLAFLIFFGMGVIEGWMHG
- a CDS encoding DUF2218 domain-containing protein → MSESSEHISGSADVVGLDSARYPGVDEMDFVSETIVDTDRPERYAKQLASHFGHKIPCNEIEHGHRLIFNREGIFGGYADIVVEPIDGVNHLKLVIYAPDAAKRENLAGVVGRHLERFGEKDSIEVYWDF
- a CDS encoding FAD-dependent oxidoreductase, with the translated sequence MSEALRPLRVAVIGGGPAGIYTADILTKSEEVRSGEVEVSIDIFDRYPAPFGLIRYGVAPDHPRIKGIITALHKVLDRGDIRFFGNVDYGTDLNLAELREHYDAIIFATGAIKDASLDIPGIGLEGSFGASDFVSWYDGHPDYPREWPLNAKEIAVIGNGNVALDVARVLSKHADDMLVTEIPDNVYEGLKSSPVTDVHVFGRRGPAQIKFTPLELRELSHSRDVDIVLYEEDFEFDEASDALVQENNQVKTMMKTLTTWLTDQEESEQTASRRLHLHFLQSPVEVLGEDGKVVGIKMERNELDGKGGVRGTGDYTEYPMQAIYRAVGYFGSELPEVPFDERRGIISNNEGRVTDENGEHIPGLYASGWIKRGPVGLIGHTKGDALETITHLLEDRENLYTATEPNADALTDYLDSKGIEYTTWEGWHKLDDHEKALGAAAKDAAGEPRARVKVVDREEMKKISRG
- a CDS encoding D-arabinono-1,4-lactone oxidase; the encoded protein is MSEKHTWSTWGHQHTFTTDQVLTPRSIADVQAAVTAASTAGKKLKVVGYSKSSSAIAQPTDQLMRLDFLTGLTDIDKHQLTATFLAGTSVLDANKTLAHYGLAFENLGRLGEQSLAGAVTTGTHGTGLRYGIIATQVESFVMVSSEGDLVECSHDLNPEIFRAALVGLGALGVLVSITFRVVPMFRLHTAERRHAYNTIMSSFVERSEGADHYEVSWMPGSDKVRTRRLTHLQLLPEGFEPHYAQLSRLRRHGRDTLVNNGIFEPLLMLGTKVPAAQKVSHVATAMGRGNRRYADLAPEVFTINRRVRQNNMEYAFDITQIQGVLDELRGVLPQAPFTLSYPLVVRSAAADNIPLSPAYGRPTGFISVREYWRFPYTETFKFIEDIFKAHGGRPHWGQLHTQGAASLSTLYPEFEFFTQLREELDPHGTFLNPYLEKVLLG